A window of Candidatus Binatia bacterium genomic DNA:
AGGTCGGCGAGCTTCTCGGCCGTCTCCCCCATCACCATGCCGCAGATCGGGTCCAGGAAGCCGTCCCGGTACATGCCGTCCACCACCTGGGCATTCCCCATCCGGTAGCCAAGGCGCGCGCGGTCGAGAAGGTAGGGAACGCGCGTCATGTTCTCCGTCCCTCCCGCCACCACGATGCGCGCCTTGCCCAGGCGGATCTGATCGGCCGCGAGCAGGATCGCCTGGAGCCCCGAGCCGCACGCCTGGTTCACGGTGAAGGCTGGGCGCTCGACGGGAATCCCCGCGCCGACGAGCACCTGGCGCGCCACGTTGGGTCCGCCCCCGGCCTGCCGCGCGCAGCCGTAGATCAGCGCGTCCACGTCGGAGGGCGCCACGGAGGTCGCCACGCCCGACCGCTCCAGGAGGCCCTTCGTCGCGGCGATGCCGAGCTGGGCCGCGGTGACCTCGGCGAAGCTCCCGAGGAATTTCCCGATCGGCGTCCGGACCGACGCCACGATGGCGACGCGCTCGCCGGCTGCGGGACTCATGAGCGAGGGGTCCAGGAGAAGCGCGCGGTCACGCCGGATCGCTCCACGAGAAAGCGCGCACGCGGGACCGGTCCACCAAAGAGCGCGCGGTCACGCGCCGCCGAACTCGGCCTTCCGCTTCTCGAGGAAGGCGGTCAGCCCTTCGCGCATGTCGGTCGTCGCGGAGAGGAGGCCGAAGTAGGTGGACTCCTGGGCCAGCCCCTGCTCCAGCGTGGAGTCGAGCCCCCCGATCGCCGCATCCATGGCGCAGCGCACCGCGAGCGGCCCCTTGGTCAGGATCTCGTTCGCCACCTTCTCGCAGTGCGGCATCAGCTCCGCCTGCGGGAAGACCGCGTTCACCAGGCCGATCCGGTACGCCTCGGCGGCGTCGATCATGCGGCCGGTGGTGATCAGCTCGAGCGCGCGCCCCAGCCCCACGATCCGCGGGAGCCGCTGCGTGCCGCCGTAGCCGGGAATGATGCCCAGGCCGACCTCGGGAAGACCCATCTTCGCGTTCTCCGATGCGAAGCGGAAGTGACAGGCGAGCGCCAGCTCCAGACCGCCCCCCAGGGCGAAGCCGTTGACGGCGGCGATGACCGGCTTGCCGAGCGATTCGATCTCGTCGAAGGCCTCCTGCCCCAGGCGCGAGGAGGCCTCGCCGCCGAGCGGCGTCATCTGCGCGAGCTCGTTGATGTCGGCTCCGGCGACGAACGCCTTCTCGCCGGAACCGGTCAGGATCACGACGCCGACGGTGCGGTCGTCGCACAGCGAGCTGAACGCGTGATGGATCTCCCGGACCGTGCGCTCGTTCAGCGCGTTCAGCACCTTGGGACGGTTGATCGTGACGCGCGCGATCTTGTTCTGCACTTCGACGGTCAGATTTTCGTAGGTCATGGGTTCCGGTCGGAGTTCGAGGGTTCGGGAGAACGTCCGGGCGGGCGCCCGGGCGCATCCCGACGCCCAGGCCGATGCCCGGGCATCGGGAGCCGCCGGGAAGCAAATCACCCCGGCTCCCACGTGTCAATGGCACCCGAGTCGCCCTGCTTCCCGCAGGTGCCCTCCTCGTGGTTCAATCATGGCCCCCTGGATCGTGACCCCACCCGATCCGTTCGTGCGACCTCCCCGAGACAGGAGTTCCCATGCACGAGTATGCGTTGAACCATCTCAGCGACAGCGCCCTCCTTCGCGATCTGGCGCACCTGGTGCGACAAGACCGCGCGCTCACGGCCCGCATTGTCGCGCATCTCGGCGAGGTGGATGCGCGGCGCCTGTACGCGCCGGCCGGCCATCCCTCGATGTTCGCGTATTGTGTGGAGGAGCTGCGCTTCTCGGAAGACGCGGCCTACAAGCGGATTCGGGTCGCGCGCGCCGCGCGCCAGTTCCCGGAGCTGTTCGCGGCGCTGGCGGATGGCCGGCTTCATCTCGCCGCGGCGTCGCTGCTGGCGCCGCATCTCACTCGGGAGAACGCGGGGAGGCTGATCGAGGCAGCGACCCATCGGAGCAAGGCCGAGGTCGAAAGCTGGCTTGCGCAGCGGTTCGCGGCCCCAATCCCCAGCGGGGCGCCTTCTGCCGTGATTCGGCCGATCGCCGGACTCGCCCCGGGGCGAGTTGCGGGCGTCCTCGGCGACCTGCTCGCCGGAACCCTGAGCGCCGCTACGAATGTGCTCTCGATGGGGCTCGATCGTTCTGCGGGGCAGACGGGGCTCGATGGTCTGGGGCAGCCAGCGAGGCTCGATGGTCCGGCGCAGACGGCGAGGCTCGATGGTTCGGTTCAGACGGCGAGGCTCGATGGTCCGGGGCAGACGGCGGGGTTCGATGTCGGTCCGG
This region includes:
- a CDS encoding enoyl-CoA hydratase-related protein, producing MTYENLTVEVQNKIARVTINRPKVLNALNERTVREIHHAFSSLCDDRTVGVVILTGSGEKAFVAGADINELAQMTPLGGEASSRLGQEAFDEIESLGKPVIAAVNGFALGGGLELALACHFRFASENAKMGLPEVGLGIIPGYGGTQRLPRIVGLGRALELITTGRMIDAAEAYRIGLVNAVFPQAELMPHCEKVANEILTKGPLAVRCAMDAAIGGLDSTLEQGLAQESTYFGLLSATTDMREGLTAFLEKRKAEFGGA